A window from Citrus sinensis cultivar Valencia sweet orange chromosome 3, DVS_A1.0, whole genome shotgun sequence encodes these proteins:
- the LOC127900775 gene encoding protein FAR1-RELATED SEQUENCE 5-like, protein MSGASVSFADYAHNSTSSDHSRPPHLFSFANSEDCTDSDRPLSSFVSTERLSKCDVIGREFSSIEHAEEFYFAYAKSIGFSGRRDIKRANSKGNITIRRWVCSKEGKRCKKFLNKSDRKRIAKPLTRVSCKAAFRIGFNHAKGVWVAREWIDTHTHALVPPIQVQFLRSCRNVSDADYATASVLYHFGMKPSRIHELMAERSGGYEHVGFIRNDLGNRLYSGRRQQIIETDSETMLSMLRRKQDMDTGFYYQYTLDSENRLSDIFWCDSGMRANFHYFGDVVTFDSTYKTNAYNKPLVLFVGVNHHMRSTLFGFALLSSETEDKYIWLLRTFISAMDGKLPVSVVTDGDKAIRNAIRTVLPDASHRLCCWHLERNATTNISNPSFTSAFRCYVGLYDRG, encoded by the coding sequence ATGAGTGGTGCTTCCGTTTCTTTTGCTGACTATGCTCATAATTCGACATCGTCAGACCACTCTAGACCACCACATTTGTTTTCGTTTGCCAACTCAGAGGATTGCACGGACAGTGATCGACCTCTTTCCTCTTTTGTTTCTACAGAGAGGCTGTCTAAGTGTGATGTAATTGGCAGAGAGTTTTCATCAATAGAACATGCTGAAGAGTTTTACTTTGCCTATGCAAAGAGTATCGGTTTCAGTGGTCGGAGAGATATTAAAAGAGCAAACTCAAAAGGCAATATCACAATAAGAAGATGGGtttgttcaaaagaaggtAAGAGGTGCAAGAAGTTCTTGAATAAAAGTGATCGAAAACGGATAGCCAAACCTTTAACAAGGGTATCGTGTAAGGCTGCTTTTCGCATTGGCTTTAATCACGCTAAAGGTGTTTGGGTTGCCCGGGAGTGGATCGACACACACACTCATGCACTAGTGCCTCCCATTCAGGTGCAATTTCTTCGCTCTTGCCGTAACGTGTCAGATGCTGATTATGCTACTGCTTCTGTTCTCTACCACTTTGGAATGAAACCATCCCGGATCCATGAGTTAATGGCAGAGCGCTCAGGTGGATATGAGCATGTTGGATTTATAAGAAATGACCTGGGAAATCGTTTATATAGTGGCCGTCGACAGCAAATTATTGAAACTGACTCAGAAACAATGCTTTCAATGCTACGTAGAAAACAAGACATGGACACCGGATTCTATTATCAATACACTCTGGACTCTGAAAACAGGTTGTCCGATATCTTTTGGTGTGACTCTGGAATGCGTGCTAATTTCCACTACTTTGGTGATGTTGTAACATTTGACTCTACATACAAAACTAATGCATATAATAAACCCCTTGTCTTGTTTGTTGGTGTAAATCATCACATGAGGAGTACATTGTTTGGCTTTGCACTGCTTTCTAGTGAGACTGAAGACAAATACATATGGCTCCTTCGCACTTTCATCTCAGCAATGGATGGTAAATTGCCTGTGTCTGTTGTCACTGATGGAGATAAGGCAATTCGTAATGCCATACGAACAGTGTTGCCTGATGCTTCTCACAGATTATGTTGTTGGCACTTAGAACGAAATGCAACTACAAATATTTCGAACCCGTCTTTTACAAGTGCCTTCAGATGTTATGTTGGATTATATGACAGAGGATGA
- the LOC107175899 gene encoding protein FAR1-RELATED SEQUENCE 9-like — protein MWAETFLRHNFFGGLRSNQRCESMNAYLNQYVGGKMMLFEFVMEMDLLIARQRYKEAEDDHLSCHTCPVLVTPFHQHYEKQAASVYTRRVFNRVLEELREDGLLYISNIMSDIGRRVYDIKKFRAENRSWRVIFHESDSRVVCTCNLMQTLGIPCSHCFAVIKAENLSEIPMCMILPRWTKDAKSPKIDLQNSCGNPSLSEAVRVGSLTIACRNLIHFAAKSIDGYNDVIEVIRELTLRAQDALATDGIPGHSTKTTHGGDVIKDPLLVKSKGSSKSTFAKKQRVCGVCHQPGHTKRKCPQVGRANGKNDNDNASFNTDFISENTMNMTAAASLNFSPHEDGISRGTVDFVWSALNKFDGQFNTGLNFP, from the coding sequence ATGTGGGCTGAGACGTTTTTGAGACACAATTTTTTCGGTGGACTTCGAAGTAATCAACGATGCGAGAGTATGAATGCATATCTAAATCAATATGTTGGTGGCAAGATGATGTTATTTGAGTTCGTCATGGAGATGGACCTTTTGATTGCGCGGCAACGTTATAAGGAGGCTGAAGATGACCACCTCTCATGCCACACATGTCCTGTGTTAGTCACCCCTTTCCACCAGCATTACGAGAAGCAAGCAGCCTCAGTGTATACTCGCAGAGTGTTTAACCGGGTCCTTGAAGAACTTCGTGAAGATGGGTTGCTATACATCTCAAATATCATGTCCGATATTGGTCGCCGAGTgtatgatataaaaaaattcagagcTGAGAATCGGTCTTGGAGGGTCATTTTTCATGAATCCGATTCAAGGGTTGTGTGCACTTGCAATCTTATGCAGACACTTGGTATACCATGCAGCCACTGCTTCGCTGTTATTAAGGCAGAAAACCTATCAGAGATACCTATGTGTATGATTTTGCCTCGTTGGACAAAGGATGCTAAAAGTCCAAAAATTGATTTGCAAAATTCTTGTGGTAACCCAAGTCTCAGTGAGGCTGTTCGTGTTGGATCTTTGACCATCGCGTGTCGAAACCTGATACATTTTGCAGCAAAGTCGATTGATGGTTATAATGATGTCATTGAGGTTATCCGTGAATTGACCTTACGAGCTCAAGATGCATTAGCCACTGATGGTATTCCAGGACATTCCACGAAGACTACACATGGGGGCGATGTTATTAAGGATCCATTGCTTGTTAAGTCTAAGGGTTCATCGAAATCAACCTTTGCAAAAAAACAGCGTGTTTGTGGTGTTTGTCATCAACCTGGTCATACCAAACGAAAATGTCCACAAGTTGGTCGAGCAAATGGTAAGAATGATAATGACAATGCTAGCTTCAACACTGACTTTATTTCTGAAAATACAATGAACATGACAGCAGCTGcaagtttaaatttttcacCACATGAGGATGGAATCTCCAGGGGTACTGTTGATTTTGTTTGGTCTGCTTTGAATAAGTTTGATGGCCAATTCAATACTGGTCTTAACTTTCCTTGA
- the LOC102630507 gene encoding uncharacterized protein LOC102630507 gives MPQMLQRITEQSDAIQNLTTSINKLSNVIVDLVTMMKQYVDEGQKAAPESTPVHAKAPRPSPKVSPAFENLDENKDPVVAPHDLSNNTGYVPVENTNPIAMDSFFNADDGPLCHGQATETNCQRNAEAFNENTCTDVPHDVDKIEDNVTGYMNEPELFKTIRSPYEFRSIKKPSRFQRSPFEKVNDKCVTARYWAGPYVVTSPVADDELQLLTYIFDDSQDENEIIVCTAYNSVTRSSMCSLKPTRWIHSNVISMYAEYKTIEELQNNPTGPRRWFLPTFFSNSVLNSGCTNLTSFCSGSRWANRFMPNMATCEKIFIPMHDGSNRWFIVVVNIPANSAEIWDSLQSARNKTKIIESCLSMLTALDHVVGEEGQQVYGPKFKFVHFEICQNSRLPQQPYSTDCGLYVMMYMDEPPIVGTQSYKHDSDQARLKMTLKLTLSEFNPARSSVVHLASKYYSRTMAAILDLPPTTGKTQPKTGDRTKLKVGPKKNVARPKQKGHGKRR, from the exons ATGCCCCAGATGCTGCAGCGCATAACGGAGCAGTCTGATGCAATACAAAACCTAACAACGAGCATCAACAAACTTAGTAATGTTATTGTAGATTTAGTGACTATGATGAAGCAATATGTTGATGAAGGTCAGAAAGCTGCCCCCGAATCGACACCGGTGCATGCAAAAGCTCCTCGACCATCACCTAAAGTAAGCCCCGCCTTTGAGAATCTTGATGAGAACAAAGATCCTGTGGTTGCACCCCATGACTTGTCCAACAATACTGGTTACGTTCCAGTTGAGAATACAAATCCTATTGCAATGGACAGTTTTTTTAATGCTGATGATGGTCCATTGTGTCATGGGCAAGCCACGGAGACCAATTGTCAAAGAAATGCAGAGGCTTTCAATGAAAATACTTGTACTGATGTTCCCCATGACGTGGATAAAATA GAGGATAACGTTACGGGATACATGAATGAGCCAGAGTTGTTTAAGACAATTCGTAGTCCTTATGAGTTTCGTTCGATAAAAAAACCGAGTCGGTTCCAACGCTCGCCATTTGAAAAGGTTAACGACAAGTGTGTTACGGCACGATATTGGGCAGGCCCGTATGTGGTGACCTCGCCTGTCGCTGATGATGAACTGCAACTACTTACTTATATATTTGATGACAGCCAAGATGAAAA CGAGATCATCGTTTGTACGGCGTACAACTCTGTGACGCGCAGCAGCATGTGCTCGTTGAAGCCAACAAGGTGGATACACAGCAAT GTTATCAGTATGTATGCGGAGTACAAGACAATCGAAGAGCTACAAAATAACCCAACTGGACCACGCAGATGGTTCTTACCAACTTTTTTCTcg AATTCTGTATTAAACTCGGGTTGTACAAACCTAACTTCGTTTTGTAGCGGCAGCAGATGGGCTAATCGGTTCATGCCGAACATGGCAACGTGCGAGAAG ATCTTCATACCGATGCACGATGGTTCAAACCGTTGGTTTATAGTCGTGGTTAACATCCCAGCTAACTCTGCTGAAATATGGGATTCACTACAATCGGCCAGGAATAAAACGaagattatagaaagttgccTATCTATG CTTACGGCACTGGACCATGTAGTAGGTGAGGAAGGGCAGCAGGTGTATGGTCCAAAGTTCAAGTTCGTACATTTTGAGATATGTCAAAATAGTCGGTTGCCGCAACAGCCCTACTCCACCGATTGCGGCCTGTATGTGATGATGTATATGGATGAGCCTCCTATTGTTGGAACCCAAAGTTACAAG CATGACTCAGATCAGGCGCGCCTCAAAATGACATTGAAGTTGACATTGTCGGAATTCAATCCTGCACGCAGTAGTGTTGTGCATCTGGCTAGCAAGTATTATTCCAGGACGATGGCTGCAATCTTAGATTTACCTCCAACAACGGGGAAAACTCAACCGAAGACGGGTGACAGAACAAAATTGAAGGTTGGTCCAAAAAAGAACGTGGCAAGGCCTAAACAGAAAGGTCATGGGAAAAGGAGATAG